From a region of the Actinopolymorpha singaporensis genome:
- a CDS encoding phosphotransferase family protein yields MSELSMYAQAEEVLRRHGYGTSDLAFVGAGAQSACYGTDEVAVLLSRSADADRVADLTGHVVPGSEASTTCNNYAVLRWLATRAADAGVRTPRFLAVGEEPRPYAVVERATGILAADHPRVAEHATAWFGQLGEELARTHLVRTTGFGMFVPDGAGGYRGRFGTWVEYLDNWLGVHLCVGRSRPEDQKVLDLFLAQGIVTEGDLALVAAKVREAQEWPVASVLTHYDNRLDNLVVDSGGAADTDKPDGPDGPDGAGRITVLDWGLSLAGIGIAQELIKLFETEPTSVESPRVAAFLRGYGLSLAEAVEAVERGKLMLVMDGLGMSYGWADDPDRLGGIRAWLRTVSRLCREWA; encoded by the coding sequence GTGAGCGAGCTGAGCATGTACGCACAGGCCGAGGAGGTTCTTCGGCGTCATGGCTACGGCACGTCGGATCTGGCGTTCGTGGGAGCCGGCGCGCAGAGCGCGTGCTACGGCACCGACGAGGTCGCGGTGCTGCTCAGCCGATCCGCGGACGCGGACCGGGTCGCCGATCTGACCGGCCATGTCGTTCCCGGTAGCGAAGCGAGTACGACGTGCAACAACTACGCCGTCCTTCGGTGGCTGGCCACCCGGGCCGCCGACGCGGGGGTGCGGACGCCGCGGTTCCTTGCCGTCGGCGAGGAACCTCGCCCGTACGCGGTGGTCGAACGCGCCACCGGGATCCTGGCCGCCGACCACCCGCGGGTGGCGGAGCACGCGACCGCCTGGTTCGGTCAACTCGGTGAGGAGCTCGCGAGGACGCACCTCGTGCGGACGACGGGGTTCGGCATGTTCGTTCCGGACGGGGCAGGCGGGTATCGCGGCCGGTTCGGGACCTGGGTCGAGTACCTCGACAACTGGCTCGGCGTGCATCTGTGCGTGGGCCGGTCCCGTCCGGAGGACCAGAAAGTCCTGGACCTCTTCCTCGCGCAGGGCATCGTCACCGAGGGGGACCTGGCGCTGGTGGCGGCGAAGGTGCGGGAGGCGCAGGAGTGGCCGGTGGCCTCGGTCCTCACCCACTACGACAACCGGCTGGACAACCTCGTCGTGGACTCGGGTGGCGCGGCCGACACTGACAAACCTGACGGCCCTGACGGCCCTGACGGCGCGGGCCGGATCACCGTCCTGGACTGGGGCCTGTCGCTGGCCGGGATCGGGATTGCGCAGGAGCTGATCAAGCTGTTCGAGACCGAGCCCACCTCGGTCGAGAGCCCTCGGGTGGCGGCGTTCCTGCGGGGATACGGGCTGTCGCTCGCCGAGGCGGTGGAGGCCGTCGAACGCGGGAAGCTGATGCTCGTCATGGACGGACTGGGGATGTCGTACGGCTGGGCCGACGATCCGGACCGACTCGGCGGCATCCGGGCCTGGCTGCGTACGGTCAGCCGCCTCTGCCGCGAGTGGGCCTAG
- a CDS encoding DinB family protein → MAEYVDKDLRDTRFERVDLRGAQIRNSDLTGATFRGVWLSGAVMRGVELVDVDITGEVRNLTINGVDVAPLVEAELDRRHPDRARMRPIDPAGFREAWDVVERLWEATVVRARRLDPALLHKSVDGEWSFVQTLRHLVFATDAWVRRAILGDPSPWDPLDLPWDEMPETPGVPWDREAQPPLDTVLALRQDRMATVREVVEGLTDESLAANTEPVEGPGWPPPISFPVRDVLLCVLNEEWQHRLYAERDLDALEARPQARP, encoded by the coding sequence GTGGCCGAGTACGTGGACAAGGACCTGCGCGACACTCGGTTCGAGCGGGTCGACCTGCGGGGAGCGCAGATCCGCAACAGTGACCTGACCGGGGCCACCTTCCGCGGCGTCTGGCTTTCCGGCGCGGTGATGCGTGGCGTCGAACTGGTCGACGTCGACATCACCGGCGAGGTCAGAAACCTCACGATCAACGGCGTGGACGTCGCGCCGCTGGTCGAGGCCGAGCTGGACCGGCGCCATCCCGACCGCGCCCGGATGCGGCCGATCGACCCCGCCGGCTTTCGCGAGGCCTGGGACGTCGTGGAACGCCTGTGGGAAGCGACGGTGGTGCGAGCCCGGCGGCTCGACCCGGCTCTGTTGCACAAGTCGGTCGACGGCGAGTGGTCGTTCGTCCAGACGCTGCGGCACCTGGTGTTCGCCACCGACGCCTGGGTCAGGCGCGCCATCCTCGGTGATCCGTCGCCCTGGGACCCCCTGGACCTGCCCTGGGACGAGATGCCGGAAACCCCAGGAGTTCCCTGGGACCGTGAGGCTCAACCGCCGCTTGACACCGTGCTCGCGCTGCGCCAGGACCGGATGGCGACCGTACGCGAGGTCGTCGAGGGCCTGACCGACGAGTCGCTGGCGGCGAACACCGAGCCGGTCGAGGGTCCGGGGTGGCCGCCGCCGATCAGTTTCCCCGTACGCGATGTCCTGCTGTGCGTCCTGAACGAGGAATGGCAGCACCGGCTCTACGCCGAGCGCGACCTCGACGCCCTGGAAGCGCGTCCCCAGGCTCGGCCCTAG